Below is a genomic region from Kribbella qitaiheensis.
TCATTGCCGAGGTCAAGGACGACTTCCAGCCGGGCGACCTCGCAACCAACACCGTCGACGGCAAGGTCTACGGCATCCGGATGATCGTCGATCCCCAGGTCATCTACTACCGCAAGAGCCTGCTGGACAAGGCCGGGATCAAGCCGCCGGAGACGATCGACGACCTGATCGCCGCGGCGAAGGAGCTGACCACCAACAAAGTGAAGGGCATCTTCGTCGGCAACGACGGCGGCCTCGCCCTCGGCGGACCGGCGCTCTGGTCGTCCGGCGGCAGCTACCTGACCGACGACCACAAGCCCGGGTTCACCGGTGAGCGGGCGGCGCAGGCCTTCTCCAAGCTGCACGAACTCTATGCGAGCAAGAGCGTGCTGCTCGGTTCCCCGACCGACTGGACCGACCCGGGAGCGATCAATCAGAACCTCTGTGCGATGCAGTGGATCGGCATGTGGGCGGTGCCGGGCATGCAGAAGGCTCTCGGCGACGACCTCGGCGTGATCGCCTTCCCCGCGCTGGACGCCCAGGGCAAGCCCGCGGTGTACTCCGGCGGCTGGACGCAGTTCGTCTCCGCGAAGAGCCCGAACGTCGACGCGGCGAAGAAGCTCGTCAAATGGCTGTGGATCGACAAGCAGGACTTCCAGGAGGACTGGTCGCTCAACTACGGCTTCCACATCCCGCCCCGCAAGAGCCTGGCAGCCAAGGCCGCCAAGCTGCAGAACGGCGTCGCGGCCGACACTG
It encodes:
- a CDS encoding ABC transporter substrate-binding protein, which encodes MPAHLPSAGMSRRDLLKRTGGLAALAAFTAACGGNTGRPSDSGGGNKVNLSQWYHQYGETGTKEAALKYAKAYTDASVSVQWTPGDYGSKLSSGLLSNKGPDVFESQLNIGMVKSNQVVPLDDIIAEVKDDFQPGDLATNTVDGKVYGIRMIVDPQVIYYRKSLLDKAGIKPPETIDDLIAAAKELTTNKVKGIFVGNDGGLALGGPALWSSGGSYLTDDHKPGFTGERAAQAFSKLHELYASKSVLLGSPTDWTDPGAINQNLCAMQWIGMWAVPGMQKALGDDLGVIAFPALDAQGKPAVYSGGWTQFVSAKSPNVDAAKKLVKWLWIDKQDFQEDWSLNYGFHIPPRKSLAAKAAKLQNGVAADTVKLNADYGHTDNPAWTPKMGTAFGDMLTNIIRKGADPAGEISKAEKTVNAELSRLFG